A genomic window from Methanobrevibacter sp. TLL-48-HuF1 includes:
- a CDS encoding flavodoxin, with the protein MNLIIYFSAEGHTKKAAFKLHELISSEIFEIKTEIPYPDDHKKLLEAAKKQWKNREVVELENDINIDKFDTIYLCYPNWFGTLPLAVASFLKSHDFTDKKITAICTHGGSGLGNSLKDIKKLAAGVNIKGSLAIYSEDIK; encoded by the coding sequence ATGAATCTGATTATATATTTTTCAGCTGAAGGCCATACAAAAAAAGCAGCCTTTAAATTACATGAATTAATAAGCAGTGAAATTTTTGAAATTAAAACGGAAATTCCATATCCTGATGACCATAAAAAACTTTTAGAAGCAGCTAAAAAGCAATGGAAAAACCGCGAAGTTGTAGAACTGGAAAATGATATAAATATAGATAAATTTGATACAATATATTTATGTTATCCCAATTGGTTCGGAACACTTCCATTAGCTGTAGCCAGCTTTTTAAAAAGTCATGATTTTACAGATAAAAAGATAACAGCTATCTGTACTCATGGTGGCAGTGGACTTGGCAACAGTCTGAAAGATATTAAAAAATTAGCTGCAGGTGTTAATATTAAAGGCAGTTTAGCAATTTATTCAGAAGATATAAAATAA